A stretch of DNA from Mucilaginibacter daejeonensis:
CAGCTTACTCATATCGGTAACGCGCCGTTCCTGGCCTACCAGCAAATGTGCTGGCGATAAGTTCAGTGCCGAACAAAGCGATATCAATCGGTCTACCGTAAGCGCGGTCTGTCCCGATTCGATGTTACTGTAGCCGTTCTGGCTCATATCTATCTTGCCGGCCAAATAGCTTTGTGAGTAGCCCAGTTCGTTCCTGCGCTGTTTAATGACCTTGATGACCTGGTTGAGTGATCTTTGTTCCATAGGTTAACATTGGTGGATACAAACATAAATATAACACTTATTCTACTGTTCCGTTCACATAACGTGTAGTTGTAACATCTACGTTAGAGAACCAACTAAATTTCCACAATATCGGTGAGGCCGATAGGTCACAGTTGGAATAAGCGCTTTTGTTTACCGGCAAATATTCTCTTATTTGCAATATGAACGTGATCGACCTGTTCGAAAAAGGAAGCGAATTAGCTTACCGCTCATGCATCCCGCATGTGTCGGTCGATTGCGTGGTGTTCGGTTTCCACGAGTCATCACTAAAAGTGTTACTGCTGAAGATGAAGGGCTTTAACAAGTGGGGCCTGCCCGGCGGTTACGTCAAAAAAGAAGAGGACCTTGACCATGCTGCTTACCGCATCCTGAAAGCACGCACCGGCGCCTCGGTCATCTTCCTCGATCAGTTCAAGGTGTTCGGCAAGATGGGGCGATCAGAGGCCGATATGTCGCACCTGCCCGAGCATGTTTGGCAGCGGCAGCGCTTTGTTTCGGTAGGCTACTATGCATTGGTGAACTACGGCGAGATCACACCTGTGACCGACCGCATATCTGAACGCTGTGAATGGATGGACATAGACGCGTTGCCCGATATGATGATGGACCATCATGAGATATTGGAGAACGCGCTCCGTACCCTTCGCCGCAACATCAACTACACCCCTATCGGCCTTAACTTGCTGCCGCGTGAATTCACCATGCCGCAGTTACAGCGTTTGTACGAGATCATTTTGGGCAAACCCCTGCATCGCGGTAACTTTCAGCGCAAGATCCATAGCTTCAACATCCTGGTGAAGCATAACACTACCCCGAGCAAACAGGCGCATCGCCCGCCTATACTATATAGTTTCGACACCGAACGTTACAATGAGGCCCTCCAAAATGGCCTTAAACAGGAGTGGTGATCACTTTGCCTGATAATTAAGATCAGGCCGGTGAAAATTTGTAACGATCATAATATATATTTGGAAAAGTAGAAGAGGCTATTATCTTTGTCTCTGAATGAGACATACTACTCGATGTCTGTCATTCATCAAGTTACATGTATAGCAGTTGTACGGTCATACACGTTTGACGCTACGCTGCTGCTGACTCTGCAAGTTACCAATACTTGCTTCATTTAACTATCGATATAAACCTGCTTTATGGCAACCAATACTTATGATGCAATAGTTGTAGGCTCCGGTATATCCGGCGGCTGGGCAGCTAAAGAACTGACCGAAAAAGGTTTGAAGACCTTATTGCTTGAACGTGGTCGCAACATCGAGCACATCAAGGATTACGTTAACGCCAATACGGCTCCCTGGGAGTTCGCGCACC
This window harbors:
- a CDS encoding helix-turn-helix domain-containing protein, producing MEQRSLNQVIKVIKQRRNELGYSQSYLAGKIDMSQNGYSNIESGQTALTVDRLISLCSALNLSPAHLLVGQERRVTDMSKLFYQSTEPMWMFDPASLRFLEVNEAATHHYGFTHADFMTMTICGHQTKRGYPIAEGQGERTSRRHYLRTTDQALGP
- a CDS encoding NUDIX hydrolase, whose product is MNVIDLFEKGSELAYRSCIPHVSVDCVVFGFHESSLKVLLLKMKGFNKWGLPGGYVKKEEDLDHAAYRILKARTGASVIFLDQFKVFGKMGRSEADMSHLPEHVWQRQRFVSVGYYALVNYGEITPVTDRISERCEWMDIDALPDMMMDHHEILENALRTLRRNINYTPIGLNLLPREFTMPQLQRLYEIILGKPLHRGNFQRKIHSFNILVKHNTTPSKQAHRPPILYSFDTERYNEALQNGLKQEW